A section of the Scleropages formosus chromosome 12, fSclFor1.1, whole genome shotgun sequence genome encodes:
- the LOC108927888 gene encoding protein lifeguard 3-like, whose amino-acid sequence MSRSDFPPGYDESRNPLYNPQGGSYPQPPAYGFPAYGGQPQPAPYPTGPNMYPAGPQPFGAYPGQPGMYPQSGGPQGPGHPATGMPPMLPPVLPVMPISDPEPGGNEGFTSSGSWDNQSVRHAFIRKVYTILAFQLLVTFAIVAVFTFVEPVKLFVSRNPAVYWASYAVYFITHIVLVCCTGPRRRFPWNIILLAVFTLAMSYMTGTIASYYNTKAVLLAFGITVIVCICVTVFCFQTKVDFTSCGGFFCVLGIVVMVTGIITAIVLSFKYIFWLHMLYAAIGAIAFTLFLAYHTQLLIGNRKHSISPEEYVFGALSLYVDVIQIFVFLLQIIGGASRS is encoded by the exons ATGTCCCGATCAGACTTCCCACCTGGCTATGATGAATCCAGGAACCCTCTGTATAACCCTCAGGGTGGGAGTTACCCTCAGCCCCCAGCATATGGCTTCCCTGCCTATGGTGGTCAGCCTCAACCAGCCCCATACCCCACTGGTCCCAACATGTACCCTGCTGGGCCTCAGCCCTTTGGTGCATACCCAGGACAGCCTGGCATGTATCCCCAGTCTGGAGGACCGCAAGGCCCAGGCCATCCTGCCACTGGAATGCCACCCATGTTGCCCCCAGTGCTTCCAGTGATGCCTATCTCTGACCCAGAGCCAG GAGGCAACGAGGGATTTACATCATCGGGCAGTTGGGACAATCAGTCAGTTCGGCATGCTTTCATCCGAAAA GTTTACACCATTTTggcatttcagctgcttgtcaCATTTGCCATTGTggctgtttttacatttgt GGAACCTGTTAAACTCTTCGTCAGCAGAAATCCAGCTGTTTATTGGGCTTCATA TGCTGTCTATTTCATCACTCATATTGTTCTGGTCTGCTGTACAGGACCCAG GAGACGGTTTCCCTGGAATATAATACTTCTTGCTGTCTTT acCCTTGCAATGTCCTACATGACAGGAACAATAGCAAG ttaCTATAATACTAAGGCAGTGTTACTGGCCTTTGGAATAACAGTGattgtctgcatctgtgtcacCGTGTTCTGCTTCCAAACCaag GTCGATTTTACCTCCTGTGGGGGATTCTTCTGTGTCCTGGGTATCGTTGTCATGGTCACTGGCATCATCACGGCTATTGTACTATCCTTCAAATAC ATTTTTTGGCTTCACATGCTGTATGCAGCAATTGGAGCTATTGCTTTTACACTG TTTCTGGCATACCACACCCAGCTCCTCATAGGAAATCGGAAGCATTCCATCAGCCCAGAAGAATATGTATTTGGAGCACTCTCTCTCTATGTGGATGTCATACAGATCTTTGTGTTCCTCCTGCAAATCATTGGAGGGGCTTCTAGGAGTTAG